From Saccopteryx leptura isolate mSacLep1 chromosome 3, mSacLep1_pri_phased_curated, whole genome shotgun sequence, one genomic window encodes:
- the LSM10 gene encoding U7 snRNA-associated Sm-like protein LSm10, translating to MAVSHSRKERTISENSLIILLQGLQGQVTTVDLRDESVAHGRIDNVDAFMNIRLAKVTYTDRWGHQTELDDLFITGRNVRYVHIPDDVNITETIEKQLQVIHRVRNFRSLGQGRREFPTKKYK from the coding sequence ATGGCGGTGAGCCACTCAAGGAAGGAACGGACCATCTCCGAGAACAGCCTGATCATCCTGCTGCAGGGCCTCCAGGGCCAGGTAACCACTGTGGACCTCCGGGATGAGAGCGTGGCCCACGGACGCATAGACAACGTCGATGCTTTCATGAACATCCGCCTGGCCAAAGTCACTTACACAGACCGTTGGGGGCATCAGACTGAGCTGGATGACCTCTTTATAACAGGCCGTAATGTCCGTTATGTCCACATCCCAGATGATGTGAACATCACTGAGACCATTGAAAAGCAGCTGCAGGTTATCCATCGTGTGCGCAACTTTCGTAGCCTGGGCCAAGGCCGGCGGGAATTTCCCACCAAAAAGTATAAATGA